Sequence from the Microtus pennsylvanicus isolate mMicPen1 chromosome 12, mMicPen1.hap1, whole genome shotgun sequence genome:
tttctctttcccagaagATCTTCCCTCAAGCCCTTTTTTGGACTCTAGTCTTAGGTCTTTGTGGGCCTACTTCGTTTGCCTTCTGAGCTTTGAACTCAGGCCAGTGCTGCTGGCTGCTCATCTTTAAACCCTCAAGTGCCTTCCTCAGTCTCCTTGCCTGAAACCTGTCAGTGGCTCTTCAAACCCCAGAAGAACGTTCCCAGCAAAGTCGCTGTGCTGTTCCTCAGGGTATGAAGCTTCCACGCACAGGGGTGTGGGGACAGTTTACCATGCTTCCTGGAGGTCCCCTTCTGCAGGGATTCTGCACCTGTCATAGTGAACACCACCAGAGTCCCACGGCATGGGTCTGGCATCTGGTTCTGTTGTTTCTGGGCAGAATGAATGACCCCCGATGAATTATGTAACGCTGAAACCTCAATGCACTCTGCTGAAAAATGGGAGCATTCATGATGCCTTCATTGTAAATGCGTTGTAAAGCTTAAAAGAACCAGGCAATGCGCGGCTTCTAGTGGGAGGCCTGACACATGAGCACTCGATGTTTTACTAATCATTATTACTAGAAGCAACCTGCAAACTATACAAATTCCTACCTCTaggatttttgtttatcttttttagaaaagaaagagaacaatctGTTTGCCTTGCTCCACAGGAGCTGTTGGTGGCCTATAGACCTCAGTGTTATGTCTTAGATACACAACAGTCAAATCTCATTTAAACATAAGCACTCCTGCAAAGCAAAAAATGCACACACCAGTTTACGTGCCCCAGTATGCTCACATGCCCCAATATACTCACTTGTAAACTGTGACTGGCGGCCTCCGAGCCCACACTGCCGTACTTTACAACCTCGGAAGAGTCCATAGTAAATGTCCCCAATGAATTTGACCAGTTCTGGGTCTGTGGCGTTGACCAAATCCACTCCAGTTTGACACAGGATCTTCCCACTTAACCAATGGGGCACAGCCAAGGCGACGATGATCagtaggaaggaagagaaactgagtAGAGAGGCCAGCCCGTACCACGCCTTTTTGAACCATCCAGGCATGCTAGTGAGTGCAGATCATCCCCCAGGACTCCGGGCCACAGTAGGGCAAGGGGACATCTTTCAGACACTCAACACTAGCCTGCTCCATACACACCAACCCAAGACCTGCAGTCTGTCTCCTCAGCCTCCTTCAGGGCCTGCCTTCTCGGCGTGTGTTTACTACTAGCACATCCCCAGCCTCTGCAGATGATCTTCCCTTGACTCGACAGAGCCGAGTGTGTTACCCAAGGAAGTAACCCTATATCTCCCACTGGACTAGAGTTTCAGCAGAGGCTTTAATTGTTCCTCCGTTCAAGTATTTAAGTCATCGTGATGTGGGCATCATAATGACCAGAGAGTCATTACCAAGCCAACCCAGGGACAGCTGCTGACAAAGGATGCTaactagacttaaaaaaaaattgcacggTAGAAGCAAAGCAGAAATAGACCCATTAGCACGCGCATGTATTAGCAACAATGTGCAGGATCAAATGTCGATCTCTTCCAGGCGTGCCCTGGCATTTCTTTCTCTAAATGTCACTGCTGTCAGAATTCCTGGAACTGTTACTAATACTATGAATTGACCCTGGTTCATAAGGCTTACATCGAAATATATGACTTAGAACTGTATGAATTTGTTGCTGGCTGAATTGTAACATAAAATCTGTTTGTTGTGACTGCAGGGCCATTGTATCCCCTGCTCCCACTTTTCCATGGCATCTGACATGGGGCAGATActtttagttctttctttctttctttctttctttctttctttctttctttctttctttctttctttctttctttctttctttctttcttccttttttgattttttgagacagggtttctccgtagttttttttggttcctgtcctggaactagctcttgtagaccaggctggcctcacagagatccgcctgcctctgcctcctgagtgctgggattaaaggcgtgcgccaccaccaccgcccggctctttctttctttctttctttctttctttctttctttctttctttctttctttctttcttccttcctttcttcctttctttcttcctttctttcttcctttctttcttttttggtacattttccttatgcatCTCAGGCCTTAAATTGTCAGgcagtcctccttcctcagctacCTGACTGTTAGGGTTATAGGAGTGACACTCGTTATCATCTCAAAGTCAagatccatctatctatctatctatctatctatctatctgtctgtctgtctgtctgtctgtctgtctgtctgtctgcctattatctatcatctatctatctatctatctatctatctatctatctatctatctatctatctatcatctatctgtcatctatgtATCctcgctctctgtctctctctgtatgttttaGGTATCTCATTGATgacttcatacatgcatataatgttactttgatcatattcttcacAGCTTTCCCATTCTAATCCTCCGTTCTACTCTCTCTGGGATCCCTTATTCCCAGAAAgtccctctctgtgtcttttcttttaatctttagaTCCCAGAATTGAATCATTCCTCGTCTCCATTTCATACTGTGACATTTAAAATTGTGACTTTTACTGTTGTGTTGAATATCAACTCAAAGGTCCCATGAGATTGGCAAAAACCACTCTGCGAGTGTTGTGGGGAGCAAAATTGAGCAAAAGCAGTGCAGTAAACTTTCAAATGCTTCCTGTATCTGGAGGGGCTTCTGAAGCTGCACTGTTGGTCAGTAGGAACCCGAGACCCTTTCTTACAGACAGGATCCCTGCTCATGATGGGACTCACTACAGTGATCTCTCCATAATGAAAACCAAGCGCAGCATTTCTGAAGTTTGTGGGGAGCTCTACTAAACAACAAAGGGCTGTAGTGTGAGCGTTTGCATCTCTGATGCTCCAGCAACCCCATGGGCCAGGCCGTTGTTGCAAAGCAGTGGTGCCGCTGGACTGGCATATGGGCCTTTGAAATACAGCGGCTTATCTTTAGCTCAGTGGCTTggaaatagaaaatgtttatCAGCCAACAAATGACACAGTGCATATGCGAACCCTTGAAGACTATTTGGCATATTAATACATGACGAATAATATCAGCTGACATTCTTCTTTTagcattaaaaatagatttagaaGATAGGATATGCTTAAGTCTTGGAGTTACAGTTCTGTATTAAGATGATGGGTTTATATTAACTTGCAATGTTTTGAGGGCTTTCAGAGAAAAATCTTTCGGAGTTCATGCCAGAGTTCGAGCCAGCTCACGCCGTGCTGACTGAAGCGCTGGGTGAGAGGAACTCAAGCTATGGAAGACCACTCTCTTAGGCAGGTGTTTGAGACTCCCACGCCTTGTATGTACAGCCAGCCATAGGTCTGCTGTGAGCAGAAAAGTGAACTGGCGCACACAGATTGCTTAAAACTGCCTGGCATGAGGAGGCCACGATCAGGTTTCTTAACCCTTCTCCTTTGGATAGTACAGCTCCTGCCAGTGGACTCTTCGGCCAGGCACATCCTGATGTCCACTGACATAAGTCTGCAGGTCTGACCTGTTACAGACAAAACCGTCCGCTGTCTACCAGGCACCTGTAGCCTGGAGGTGCACCAAGAAGTTCAATATAGTATCCATTTCCGAAGGCCACAACTGAGACAGATAATGGCTCTTAActaaaggggattttttttttatacctcTCAGGGGATCTTAGGCAATATTTAGAGTGTTTTCCCCCCTCGTCTCCGTCCCCCTGGCTCTAGGGATTGAATCTAAGTCCTTTGGGCatcttaaacaaatgttccatcaTTAGCTTACATCCTAaatactctttttattttgaaacagggtctcattaagttACCTactctggccttgaattcagccTGTtgtccaggcaggccttgagcttGTGGTCggtcctcttgcttcagcctcagtatctgggattccaggcttgtgctaccacagaTATATTTTTGATCTTTATGACCGAGGGCGGGGCTTGCTATTGGCTCCTAGGGTTAGAGTCCAGAGATTCTTTGGATATTATAAACATGCCATTCTCAGTTCCAGTTATCTGATGCTGAATGTCAGTGGTGCAGGTGTTAAGAGACTCTGTGCTCTTGAGCAGAAATAATTAACCTACACGTGGGGGTGACACCAGGATTTCCTGGGGTTGTAGATCTAGGAAAACCCTCGCTTACTTGCAGACAGAGAGGTGTAAGGACAGGCCTACAACTTGCCATAGCTAAATTTGTTTTTCTACCAGATGAAACCTGTTGTACAatatactattttaaatataGTGACAACTCCCCACCATAGTCTTTGTTTTAAAGGTATCAATTCCAGAAATGGAAACATTTAAACTACAGAGCATGACAAATTTTGTATCACTGTTTTGGCAGATTTTCACTTTTAAGTGTGTGTCCCCAGATAGATAATTGCCttccatttgaaaaaaatgtaaccGACTTCCAAGAGGCTCCGCACCCTGCAGCACCTATATTATTGAACTCTTGTCCTGGCTGGGGCTTGATGCTCCTAAAAGACCACTGCCTAAGGGCGGAACTCTGCTGAGGTCTGCACACCAGGTAGTATTTGGGAGAGGTACTGCCCGCCTGCTGGCCTATAAGCGTGGGCGAGCCACTGGGCGCAGTTTAGAGCACGGGCCGAGCTAGCTACGCTCCTATTGGCTCACGGGCGACGGAGGCGGGGCAGATGGGCGGGGCGCAGAGGAGCACGTACCCTGGAGGCGTGGTTTAATGTATCTCAGCCTTAGGGCGGGGCAAGTCGCGATCACGCGCTCCATCTGAAGCACTCCTATTGGTCGAGATGGGAGGCGTGGCTCTGCAATGCCTCCGTCTCCACCCCAGGGCGGAGCTTCAGGGGCGGGGCGCAGGTAGGGGCGGGCCACTCGCTTGAGTTCCGCGTTGGGTAGCGGCGGGCACGGCAGTGCGTTCCCGCTTGTCATTCTGTACCGCGGGAGCCTATCGGGAGCAGGATGGCGGCTTCGGGCGAGGCGCGCCGGGTGCTGGTGTACGGCGGCAGGGGCGCTCTGGGCTCGCGCTGCGTACAGGCCTTCCGAGCCCGCAACTGGGTAACGCTGCGGGACAGCCAGACACTTGGAGTGGGTCGGGTGGGAGACGGGGGAAACTACCGGCCCTGAGCACCCGTAGGTTACACTCCGGTCTGTTCTGGGCCACAAGTGTAAGGCCTTTTCCCTGCAAGGAGTGTGTGGTGTTAGGAGCTCCCTACGCCTCCTCCAGGCCAGGAAGGTCCAGCATGACTCGGAAGGGGAGAGGTAGCAGAGAGGCTCTGAATTGGACTGCCCTAAGTTATTAGCCCAGTGACCTTGAATGGACTAATGGCCTCTACCCTCGGTTCCCCTGTAAAGTGAAATGGCGATAATATTCCTGTTTACTCTTGGATCGATCGTGACGATTAAATGAGATAACAggtaaaaagcattttaaatgctagCTGTCATCAGTATGGCAGCTAATAATTATTACCCGTGTTGCTTTAGCCCTGTTGGACCTGGCAGTCGAAGGCTCAGGCCCTCAGCTGCTGTCATCTTTGCTTAGATATTTCAACTACTTTGTGTAGTCCGGTGTCCACTCCCAGAGGACAAGTGAACACAGAGCTGAACTTGACCCCAGCCTTTTAGCAGGGATCAGTGTGGCTCAGCACAGGAAACTTGTTCTAGAGTCAGCCCGGGGGCTTGGAGCACCTTCCTAAGAGTTTAGTTAGCAGAAGCAGCAGCCTGGGCAGGGGATCCCCTGGGACGAGAGAGAAGGGCCCAGGATTTTGTTTTGGCTTAAGTGTGGTACAAGAGTAGTGCCACTATCTGTTTAGAACATTCGGAGACTGGGGTGTCTTCTTCCACGATCTGCGAAGATGAAGGGTGGAGACAAAGGCAGCATTGAAAGTGTGGGCTTTGTCTACCTCAACTGTACTACCTATCAGTGTTCTCTGACTCCAATTTCATTGAGCTCCCCTCTGCTGGTTAGCTTTTATGGTCACATTGACAGCCTAGAGTCAccctggaagagggaacctcagtggaTGCACTGCTCAGATCAGATTTGCCCGTGGCCTTTTCTGTGAGAGCTTGTCTTGAGGGATCATTGATGCGGGAGGACTTAGCCTGTTCTGGATGGCACTGTCTCTAGGCAGGCTGGGTCTTAGCTTCATAAGAAGGCAGCTGAGCATGAGCCAGGGAGCCAGCTACTAAACAGTCTTTCTCCTTGGCATTGTCTGGGGCACAGATTTACTCCAAAatctgtttccctttctttcctggcACCCTAGGGAGGGTTGGGGTGGAGCTGATTTTGTCTCAGTATTATTCCCCATGGTTTGTGGTATACAGGTAATGAGTGTTGTTGAGTGATGCTGTCCTTGCAGCTAAAGATAGATACTGGCCTCTGGGGTCTTCAACCTGAAGGACCCTGAAGGTTTTTGAAGTAAAAGTCAATAATGCTTGGAATGAGTATcctccatttcattttgtttttactaaCCCTGTTAATCATTCACCCGCTCTCTTTGATGAAGAAGATTGCCACTTTATGGCTGAGCCAGCATTAATAACTGAGTTGGACATCTACACCGAAGGCCTGTCCGTCTGTCTGCTGCAGAGCAGGGGGTCTTCTGTAGGACAACTGGACAATTATCCATCTCTATATACCCAAGAGTTGTGAAGGGTTTTACACTTTAAATggatttataaaatgaaaagaataataatGTGTGGCTTGTGTAGTTTATATCTTAGCATCTGACATTTGCAAGGGTGGCTCATCCACACCCCTTCTATGCTGTATTGTTTGTGACTGTCTTCTGCACTAGCAGATTTAAGTATTTGTGGCAGAGATTATAGGCTAGCAAAGCTTTTGATTCTCACTATGGGCTCTTCATAGAGGCTCTGCTGACCTCAGGTGTTTCTAGGTACATGTAGAGTTTGGCCAAGAGAGTCCAgcggggaagaggaaggaacacGATGGCCTGGGATGAAGTGTGGTAGAAGGTGTATCAACCGCAGTTAGTGGTCCCTGAAGGATGCCTGGGAGACCAGTtgttatttcctttcttatttacatGTTAAACATCCAAAAAATCCAAGATGTTTCTAAATCTGAAGCTTTTTAAGGGCTGGCTATGTGATGCCTCAGCTGGGAAGTTTCATGCTGTGAAACCTATTGCATGTTCAAGATTACTAAAAGTACTGTGTAAAATTTCTTTTAGACTGAGTATACAATGCATATGAAATATGCATACCGAATGTGAATTTTGTGTTCAGATTCCAGTCCTATCTCCAAGATAACTATATGCAAATATTTCCGAATCCCACATTGCAAACTGGAAACGTTTTTGGTCCTGTGCCTTTCAGTTTAAGCCTCTTCACTTTCCCTATTGCTCCCATTTCTGGGTGTGGCTCTTTAGAGAAGTAGCAACTCACTGACTCTTAACTAAAACTGTTTTTCTTGCTCCAGTGGGTCGCCAGCATCGACGTGGTGGAGAATGAAGAGGCCAATGCCAGTGTCATCGTTAAAATGACAGACTCATTCACAGAGCAGGCTGACCAGGTAATTCTAAAAGGTCCTTCACTGTGACACGAGAGGCCCTGGGGGTTCTCAGGCTGTGCTCTTTGTCTGCCAATTCCAAAATCCTccagaggaaaatgtagaaaaagtaaaaaacaaaactaaaagcaaaaacaaagataaattttAGAATCCACTTCTGACTAGCTTATTTTAGCATGTTTCCTTGTCTTAGCTTTGCATGCTTATGTTAACTGCTTTTGCATGTCTTATGTTTATATTGAtggttagatttttaaaaacattacccTTTAGTTTAAGTACTTTGTCTCGTTTAAACACTTTGTTGacatacaatattttattttgttgcttggCTATGGCTTACTTAGTTTCTCTTTATGTATGTCTCaggcttttttcttatttaagttctttttttgtttgtttttactatttaGAGAGAATAGTGAGCTTAAACATCTttgtatatttcatatattttgaaaagtaaaGTTTACCTAGTTCACAGCATAAATACTAACAATATATTATTTGCAGTTATGAAATTATGTGCAGATTATAACACAGGAAAACCAATAAAAACCTAGAAATATGCCAATGAATGGTAAAGACCACCTTTCTCCTCAACATAATGCTATTCTCCAGAAGGGCCCCATTACCAGTTGGATGGATGTCCTAGTCTGAGTATCTTAGAGGCTCTTAAGCAGTCTTGCCTATGGAGGAGTCTGATCAACTTCCTGGAAGACTCAGGCCTAGGCTCCCACCCTCATTCCCAAGGAAATTCCTACCTccttctctgcatggtgtgctgTGTTCAGGACTCCTGGGTAGGCAGGCTGGTGGGCCATGGCACAGTGCAGTCACTAGGTTTTAGTCTGTGACAGTCTGAGAAGCTAGTTGATGCTAGGGTTAGGGAAGGAGCAGGTCTGCCTCGATGTGCTCTCTCCCGTGGTCCCAACACCAGCTGATAGTTCATGCTCCTTGGCTGTTTTGAATCACAGATGagggaaagacacacagaaagatcCTGGTCTTTAAAGGTTCCACAGGTAGTGGAGAGTGCCATAGCTGTGGTTTGAGCCCTGGCAGCAGACTTTCTGGCTGTGCTCTTGTGCTGTGCTTGTGTCTCAAAGCAGTCATGTgggttaagcaataaaagctaACCCTCAGGAGAAGAGCAGTGGAGGGCTTGGAGAGCCCCGGTCCTTCCAAGTGTGGGTTCTGCTTTCAGTGCCCTCAGTCCTTGTTAAGTAGAAGTTCAATGGCAGtgtgggtttatttatttgggtgggTGGAGAAAGGGAGGCGAATGAATGAGAATGTCAGTGTGGGCGTACATGCCGTAATTGAtgcatagaggtcagagggcaacttttcaTAGATAGTTCTTGCCCTCCACCACTTGATTTAGGGGTCAAACTAACAGGTCCATCTATTTGTTGAATCATCTTACAAGCCACCCTATCAGTTTTTCAGTGTTGAAGTTGTCCCCACCTGAGACTTTATTATATATTGTCTTACTTTATTATAAGAATGAAGCAAAGGTGTGATGGTCCATAGTTGCTGCTTGTTCTGTGCTTCCTTGAAAAGTAGGCAAGGTGGCATGGATCCTGTGCCCATCCAGATGTGAGGAATTGATGTAACCTCTGGCATTCAGGGTCTAGTCAGTGGTTTTCaccctccctaatgctgggaccctttaatacagttcttcatgttatgtcgatgctacttcataattgtaattttgctattgttataaatcataatataaatatctgtgtttcttaTGGTCTTCAGTGACATCtttgaaagggttgtttgacacccccccccccaaaaggggtcatgacccacaggttgagaactactagTCTATGTTCTGGTCAGAGAAACTTGGCTTCTGAAAGAAGGGAGGAACTTCTAGGATTGCTCAGGGTCGTAGGAGGAAGGTCAACAATAATCTAACCAGAGAAGGTAGAAAACACAGGATTCCAGAATCTGCCTAAGAGGAAAGCATTCAGTGTGATGTGCAGGAGCTTGCTTTCCACTGGCCGAGCAGTCCCTCTGAAAGAACGGTTTGAGTCTTCAGAAAAGAAGGAATGGTTTGAAGGAGCTGTTGCTGGAGAGACTGTGGATTTTGGTATGAGTTTGCAAACTCATACCGAATGGATATTGAGCACTTGAGAGGCATTACTGAGACATTCTAGCCAAGAAGAACCATAGTGACTGGCCAGCATGGCCTGTCTGCCAGACTGCCCTTTTAATGAATAATAATGTGAGATAACGTGTGGATATAGTCTCAGGGCTTTAACATTTCTAACATAGAGACCACTGAAATGAACTCCATGTACTCAGCATCGTACTAGCGGTTTGCCAGTGGCTGTCACTttcttgcttttgtgtttcttAATGATACTTCTTTGTTTAAGATGTTTTtgtgctgggtagtggtggcgcatgcctttaatgccagcactcggaaggcagagacaggtggacctctgtgagtttgaggccagcctggtctacagagtgagttctaggacagccagggctacccaaagaaaccctgtctcaaaaagaaccaaaaaagggGGGGTATTTTTGTTGGGGGTGGGATAGGACGAGTGGAATAGAACCTTCTCAGATCACGAGTCCATGGTTCCTGAAGAAAATTTGTAAGGGAGCACACCAGAGCTTCACCTGCCTATCACAAGGCTCCAGCTATTTTCTTAAATCTCTTCCCCCCACTTTTTTATATTTGGATTTCAGGAAGTACCTATGTCTTTTAGAATTGTTCATGTAGAGGTTCAACCTTATGAAATGCATATTGAAAAGTTGTTGGCTTCACTATCCAAAATACATGAAACGTCTTCCATCTAATTTCCCCAGCCAGTTGCTAGGTTAGGTACTGGTTGAAGGTACTATAAACTGgctggagaagaagggaaagagaaaacacgGCCTGTTTCAGCTCACCTTTGCCTCTTTTGTTTAAGGTCACTGCTGAGGTTGGAAAGCTCCTAGGTGATCAGAAGGTGGACGCGATTCTCTGTGTGGCTGGAGGATGGGCTGGGGGCAATGCCAAATCCAAGTGTGAGTCTTTTTCCGAGTTAATTATTGCTTCTGCTCTGCTCTTTGTCTAGCTGACACAGCTCTGGTCTAGATGGGGCACCAGGCCAGCTGGTTTTCTGTTGGTCCCTCGGGATCCTTGCCATAGCTCTGTTCCTTCATTTGATTTGTGGTGATGGAAGTGGGTAATTGGTGGGAATTGACCGCTCACAGTTCCGTAGGCTGGGAAAACACAGCCGAAGTCTGCTGTCTGGTGAGGGTTTTCTCTCAGCAGCATCCCATGGACAAAGGTGGGAGGTGAAGAAAACCTGAGAGCTGGGGTGGTGGGGGGAGCCTGACAGTGTGACATGTGTGACCACCTGTTCCTTTTGAGTCTTTGGAATGGCTAGAGGGCCAACACAGCTGTGAAATGGTTGATGTTTCAGCTCTTTTACAGACTTTTAAAGGCTCGCATTAACTTTATCCATGAAAATGTAACTCTGTTAAAACCCTCTTTATAGCCGTAGGGTGATcatttcatggatttttttttttaagccagggGTAGAAGCCAGAATAGGGATAGAAGTTCCTCTTATAAGCCTAACAGCCTTCATAAAGTAAAGCCATTTTTGAAGCCCTGATAGTCTGGTGAGTCTGTTGACCCTAGGTTTATTTGCTAAAATTTACTGGCTGAAATTTTGGCAGTTAGCAGGTGAGGCAGCTGAGACCCAGGGGACAGCATGACCTGTGCTTAACCCTGTGCCTCTGACCACTGAGCCCTGTGCTGTCTTTATTAGATTTCTGTGGTAGACCAGCAGGGCCTGGCGGGCTTCTTGTGGTGCAGGGCAGTGTGATTTGAGCTTGTCTTCTGGGTTATTCTCTGGGAGTGATgagttcacatttttttttttttgcccttttcCCAGCACTCTTTAAAAACTGTGACTTGATGTGGAAGCAAAGTATGTGGACGTCCACCATCTCCAGCCACTTGGCCACAAAGCACCTGAAGGAAGGAGGCCTCTTGACCCTGGCTGGGGCCAAAGCTGCCTTGGATGGCACTCCTGGTAAGCCCTCATTTTTGTGCCGTGTAAACGCTTCTCCTGCTGGGGCTACTGGGTACATTTGGATTGAGGAGGTGCAGTTTGCTTTGTGCCCTTAGGAGCTTTCTTATTGGGTAGGTGTAATTCCTTTTATGCCAGAGTCGTCTTATAGGGAGCAGTCTTAATCTTCTCATTTGCATTTGCCCCGGTTCATGGTTCTGTAATCTGGCACCCCTGCCTGGTTTATGATCAGTGACCAATAGAGAGATTAAACAGCAAACTAGATGTGTATTAGTTAACACTCCCATCTTATCATTACATTGTAACCGTGGGTCCCAGGGAAGTGTTTTGGAAGGTGAATTTTAATGTTTGCCACAGTTCCTTTAATTGTAAAACAGTGACAGTATTACCTAACTTAAGAGCAACTGCAGTGTTATTAACACATAGAtggtgcctggcacatagtaggtcttACTATATTCACATTAGTATCAAATATTGTTATATAGTCTTAACACTTCACCATTATTTTTGTTGAATCATGGTGTAGGCATCATTGTTACCTTTCCAATTCATTGGTTAGAAAAAACAAGATTTAGAGAGTTAAATAAATTGTCCAGATTTATTTGGTGAATATGTAATGAATATACTTTGAACTAAACCCCTGACACAATTTCTAAATTGTGAGTTGCTTCCATTCCATCACGAAGACCCTTCTTTTGCATTTCTTATTCCCTGTATTCTTTTGCTGGGGCTCCCATGCCTTGGCTTGCTCAATGGACAGACACATGTTTCCTTACCATCCCAGAGGCAAGGTGTCTAAGACCAGGATGTTGGAAGGGTTGGTTTTGAGGCCTTTCTCTCTGACTTGTGGATGGCTGCTTTCTTACACGATCTTTAAAGTGGTAATTTAGTTAAAATGAGATTGTTAGGGTGCAACCCCAATCTAGATGGGCCAAGATGCTTCTATGGGGTAGAACTTAGGACCAAGACACACAGAAGGATGATCATCTACCTCGTAGAAGCACCTTGGCCCGTCTAGATTAGGGTTGTACCCTAACGATCTCATTTTAACTTAATTGCCActttaaatatctaaatatagTAACTTTCTGAATTATAGAGGGATTAGGACAGCCTACAAATTTGGGAAGCAGAGTGCATATCAAGTCATACATTCATTTAGGGCCAAGGATAAAGGGACTTAAGTAAGGGGCACAGTGGGGTGATCACTAAGTCTCAGCTGTAATACCTGGTTTTAGAGGTACACTTCTTCGAATGGAAGTGGTAGAGATCTTGGGGTACTTTCCA
This genomic interval carries:
- the Qdpr gene encoding dihydropteridine reductase, whose translation is MAASGEARRVLVYGGRGALGSRCVQAFRARNWWVASIDVVENEEANASVIVKMTDSFTEQADQVTAEVGKLLGDQKVDAILCVAGGWAGGNAKSKSLFKNCDLMWKQSMWTSTISSHLATKHLKEGGLLTLAGAKAALDGTPGMIGYGMAKGAVHQLCQSLAGKNSGMPPGAAAIAVLPVTLDTPMNRKSMPEADFSSWTPLEFLVETFHDWITGNKRPNSGSLIQVVTTEGKTELTPAYF